From Lucilia cuprina isolate Lc7/37 chromosome 4, ASM2204524v1, whole genome shotgun sequence:
AACTAAAGTTGCTTAAACTACAACATATTTTCTTCTAATAAAACTTCAGAAAACAAATTATCAAACAAAATGCCTTGCCCCTGTGGAACTGGTAAgtgttacaaaataataaaaatattaaaaatataaaactgatattataaaagttaagaaaaaatatttatttaacaaaacctctatttttattaaaactaggTTGCCAATGTACTTCCCAAAATCAAGCCGCCAATTGCAACTGCAAAAACGCTTGTCCCTGTGGAACTGGTAGGTTtacattataattttgttttatattttcattacttaataaacattatttttaaaaaaattaggttgCAAATGCTCTTCCCAAAACCAAACTGGTAATTGCGGTTGCGGTAGCTCATGCAAATGCGGATCCAGCcagtaaaatagttttataggcCAAATAGTATTTAGTtaagattttagttttataataattaatttaagtaatatttatttatttggctTTGAACTTTATggccaaaaaatttaaataaacaaaaaaaataaaaaaactaaaacagtggttttattaaaaaatatttttttataaacaatttcttgTTGTTCGTATgcaaatgtgaaaaaattaaaaaaaaaatcttattcaaTTAATGGGGGATTTCATGGCAAGCGACAGGTGATGCGAGACCTACCATTAAGGGTTTTTAAGTGTCTACTCTCCGCTTACAAAGggaacactaaagtgacgattgcATAcaccctcgtttacaaagagtaaaTTCATGacgaaagaaaaattttagccAACCAGAGTTAACCATTTTGTTACAAGTTTTACTTGGGGTATAAATAGATGTTTTAAGTATACCAAAAGGTTGGTATTGACATCGATATTGACTGGTACCAATATTTAAGGTCCTACGAGTACTGGTTTGTCCGATATTCGACATTTAATTTTCAGTCATGCATGCTTATCCTGAATAGCCCAATGACctttttgcaatattatttatttttttgatagacCGATATATATTTCTGAccatatgaaataatttttcatacaatagtttttacacattttattttaaaaaaaattcagacTCATTTTTAAATTGCTTTCAATCGATCACGAATGgcgataattcaatgaaataagttttaaatgtcTTAAACTATATTACAGAACCaaactaaaaaacatttttttcaaaaatcggACTTATTgccaaaatatgtttatatggaTACTATGTAGCAAAAGGGTTAAAGGTAATCACTGCATTTTTGGATGCattgacattttattaaattggaaTTAAATTTTTGACCTATGTTAGTTCTAATGGGTAAAtgtttagcaaaaaattttttttaattttttctaaaatggaCTCTTTCTATAAcctacattattttatttcacttaaatttATAACGTCCTTAAATTTTAGCCCTACCCATAAATAAGAATtaatttctgagtcgattaagctaagAAAATGGTTAAATTAGTACTTTATATATTCTATCATACTTACCgccaaaatggacttttgtgaacataataatgttaaatatcttagtttctttacaaaaacaaagtcACCTTCGGAAAATGGCTAAATGATGTCGACATTTTGGAAATTATCGGACATCATGACTTGAAGGTaaataatttacttataaaatataatatcatGATTAGGCTTCAcgcaacatttttgaaattgtgatatcataccatttatgaaagtttttggaTCACCACTAATATtggtgtaattatttttttttttaaatttcaactccATATGCATATCTGCAGCCCAAACACCAATTTTGGGCGACATTTTTTGATAGACCGAAAACTGCTGAACATATTTCAAATCCGACTTTCGTAGTTTTCGAAATAAAgcgttgtaaaatttaaaatctaaaaatttaaagtctCATCACATCTAAAGGGTTAATGATAGAATTTTTGCACTATTTGCTTcagcaaaaaaatacttttattgcGCATAAAGTACATAAGTGCGAAATATCGCTCAAAACAAGTGGAAGGAGTTGGAATTCTAAAAAAGTTATTACAGCATAGTGGACACTGATATAAAAACCTTCTAATAATGATATTATTCtacttaaataactttaatttaaacgtTAATCCCTCTACTATAATTTATGAAGGCCGATCATTATAAAACTGGGTAGAAGAATCTTTCAGAAAAtaggtatttatttttgtcgtaTAGTGTCCATTTCAATACTAAAACTtatcaatagaaaatatttatgcaaaacttCAACGGTCTAACTTCTCCCGTGTGGTCCCTATAGTGATTTCAACATGCTAGATCGTctcagaatttaataaggaccaggtatatatgtatatacatatatactttcttaagcgaatatttcgatgtgttacaaacggaatgacaaaaccaAATTatcccccatcttttttgatgttaGGTATAATGAAGGGCATATACGCTATCATACAACGaattatgaacaaaaattacaacGACAAAGTAAGTACTGGCTATAATCATGCGTCTAAAACTACTTGTGAAACTAATATAATtagtttgaaatatttgttcaaaCAAAAgtgaattaattaaataaataattttacaaatttaggtaaagtaattttgtatttattccattttacttaaatttacatttaattttaaaaaatatcaactaAAATcttaactaaatattatttgttttacaaaactattttattgaCTGGATCCGCATTTGCATATACTACCGCAACCACAATTGCCAGTTTTTTGGGAAGAGCATTTGCAACCTaatgtgacaaaaaaattttattaaataaaagttcattttataattttgcttttataaacatacCAGTTCCACAGGGGCAAGCGCTTTTGCAATTGCAATTGGCGGCTTGGTTTTGAGAAGTGCATTGGCAAcctagtttaaataaaaaagaaatattgttaaaaataattttttaaa
This genomic window contains:
- the LOC111676150 gene encoding metallothionein-1-like isoform X2; protein product: MPCPCGTGCQCTSQNQAANCNCKNACPCGTGCKCSSQNQTGNCGCGSSCKCGSSQ
- the LOC111676150 gene encoding metallothionein-1-like isoform X1; this encodes MPCPCGNGCQCTSQTQTGNCTCKCPCGTGCQCTSQNQAANCNCKNACPCGTGCKCSSQNQTGNCGCGSSCKCGSSQ
- the LOC111676151 gene encoding metallothionein-1-like isoform X4 produces the protein MPCPCGTGCQCTSQNQAANCNCKSACPCGTGCKCSSQKTGNCGCGSICKCGSSQ
- the LOC111676151 gene encoding cadmium-metallothionein-like isoform X3; this encodes MNPLIEVLMWCCAQKSVLLEWRVERFGSKHFTWLSRIYSCQCTSQNQAANCNCKSACPCGTGCKCSSQKTGNCGCGSICKCGSSQ